The nucleotide window CGGTACCAATGTGGCTGAGAGCCAGAGTAAAGAACCAGGGAGAGTTttgagtttggatctctgtgGGTCAAAGTCTACCTAATACAGTTCAGATCCTCTGACCCAAAGGGGAGGGTTCTGCAGCTCTGCCAGACTTTGTGCAAGACAATTAGTATGTCAAAATATCGGTCTTTGGCTTTGGAGTCAGGCCTTTTGGGCTTACTTTGTAGCTCCGCCCCTGGGTGATTGTGCTTAATTTAACTCTCCACCCCTTTATTCTTCTAAACTTTAGTCCCTtgacctacctacctacctgcttAGAGGAAAGAAAGCTTTTGAAGATATACGAGCTGGAGAAAAGAGTTCTGGAATGCAGTCTACCGGTAGAGCACGTGCTTGgcatgcacgaggccctgggttggatccatCCCTAagcaccaaaaccaaaatcaaccaCAACCAAGCCCACACGGACTCTCAGAACTAACGCAGTTGCCCAGGCTCCGCCCTTCACAGACAGGTCGAGCGGTTCAGAAGCCTAAGCCAGCACCGCGTCCCAAAGCGCTCAAGTTCCAGTCTGGCCCAGGAGCGCCCTCTGGCGGCCGAGCCCCCCACCTGGGTTCCCTTGCCTGTCGGCCTTTTTCAAGCCTCAACTAGACCTGAATTGTCGCCGCCGCCTCCTCTGCGTCACTCCGAGGGCCCCGCCCGCCGGAGCGTCCCCCGGTTAGGCACCCCTCCTCCAGAGTGTTTAAAGGTCCCCACGGGGATCCGCCCCACCGGTCGCCCACAGACAGCCCGCCTCCCGCTGCAAAGGGGGTGCGGCACACCCTGCCCCCGCCGCGCGCAGCCCGTCCCTCCCGATCCCGCTCCTCCGCCCTCCCCCACCTTCGCAGGGGCCTCTTCCTGCCCCGAGCGCCCCGAGCCGGCGTAAGGAGGCCTGCCCCCCGCCGGCCCCAGACTACCCGCCCTCCCCGGCTCCGCCGCGCGCCGCCCCGCCCACGCCGGTGGGCGGGGCTCCCGCGGCCCGCCCCGGGGCTGCCCGTCGTGACGTCACTTCCGCCCGGGCCTGGCCGAGGTTCGGCTCCGCGGGCCGAGGGCGGGGGTACGGAGGTGGCAGCGGAGACAGGAGGCGGTGCGGGAGGCGAGGAGCTCCCGCGCGGACCAATCCCTGCGTCCCGGGCCGCGACCCCGCTCCTGCAGCGCCCCGAGAAGAGGCCGGCCGGATGGGCCGCTGAGCCCGAGTCGGGGACCGGTGAGGCTGGGGCGGCGCGGCCTGCGCGGTGGCAGGGTGGCGAGCCCGGGAGCGGACCTCCCTCTCCGGCTCGCTCGGCGGGAGGCACGGGCAGGGGCAGCCGCCGGCCGGCTCGGTGGGCAGTGAGGCCGGCCGAGGAGGCCTGGCAGAGGCCGGCGCCAGCAGGAGGCGGAGTAGTTGGGGTCATTAATGGGGCGGCGGGCGGCCGATCGGGATTCTTGTCTGAGCCCGGCGTCGGAGGAGGAGCTGACCGTAGCTCGGGGAAGAGGATGgcgcgcgggggtgggggggcaacCCTGAGAGGCTTAGGGAAAATTCCGCGACCCGTGAGCTGGGCACGGAGAGCCGCTCGCGCTCAGGGCTAAAAGGTTGTGTGGCCCACCTGCCGAAGGGTCTCCCTGGAGTTTGGAGGGGTCAGTGACAGTGTGTGCAAGAGTAGCTACACCGAGCCGGTGTGCAGAAGTCTGGCCGCCTGCATGGAACTCAGCCTCCGTGTCTTCACAGTGTGGAGCCCCCTGGAGCTGAGATCAGGATGTTCCGTTTCATGAGGGACGTGGAGCCTGAAGATCCCATGTTCCTGATGTGAgaacctacccccccccccccccccccagcactctGCTTCAGGTCTGAGCAGTTCAGACAGACCTCTGAGTTCCTGTCTGGAACTGGTTAGAACTAGCTGGATACTCAGCTGCAGCTCTCAGTTAGAGGGAAGTTGGCATTTGTGCCACTGTGTGCCCCTGACttattttggggatgtggggaaggCTGGGTTTTGACAGCCTGGTCTTTTTGCTATCTGTGTTGTATATGCTCACTCCACAGGGACCCCTTCGCAATTCACCGTCAGCATATGAGCCGCATGTTGTCAGGTGGCTTTGGATATAGCCCCTTCCTTAGCATCACAGATGGTAACATGCCAGCAACCAGGCCTGCAAGCCGCAGGATGCAGGTAACAGTTGGAACATACCTGAGATGCAGGGTGGTTAGTTAGTAAAGCATGCCGTTGTTCTTGCCCTACAACcagcttaaaaaggaaatgatctGTGTGGGAGGCTGAGGAGTGGGGTCAGGAGTCTGACTCCTTTTGAGAGAAGGACGGGGGATGGGGGGAACCGGCCTTGTTTGGTATTAAGGTAGAATGTTCTAACTTGTGTTCCTCATGTGTTTGTGTAGGCTGGGGCTGTCTCTCCCTTCGGGATGTTGGGAATGGTGAGTCCTTATGTTCTTGTTCCTGTGTATTTCAGACACACACTATAATCTTAGACTTTGTTTCCAAATGTGCCCCTTTGGAGTAGTCTCAGGGATGGCGTCAAAATCTCTTTGGATAGTTAACACACTCAGAGCCCACTGAGTATAAATCCTGGagctaggactggagagatgggtccacagtcaagagcacctggttgctctttcagatgaccagggttcgattccaagcacccacatcgcagctcacaactgtcttagCTCCAGtccccagggatctgatgccatcttctggcctctaccatGTGTTGCATgaatgtagtacacatacatgcaggcaaaacacccatacatgtaaaaataataaaatgttcactccccatccccccaaaaaaaaggaatccTAGCAGGCCCCTTCTGACTACTTGAAGTTCTTAGCCACTGAGGAAAGTACAACTGTGTAACAGTTCTCTTAAGGAGACAGTGCATCCTAAGGTCCAGGGAAATGGAGTCTGGGTTACTTTCATGACTCTGTTAGAATGTTAGAGGTCTTAATTCATTGACATTGGCTCACTTCCCCAAAGATAGGGAAACACAGCAAAAGACAGATCAGAGCAGCCACAGAGCCTGAGGAGGCAGCCAGCATCTTATAAGGGAGGAGTGTTCTGGTCAGATGtataggaagaagagaaagggcctATATAGTCTAAGGTGGGTGGTAGTTCCAAAACAGCATTACCATATATGCTTGgcttttgccgggcagtggtggtgcacgcctgtaatcccagcactcgggaggcagagccaggcggatctctgagttcgaggccagcctggtctacagagcgagatccagaaaagtcaccaaaactacatagagaagccctgtcttgaaaaaaacaacaaaaagaatctaCTTGGCTTTCCTGATGGTCTTTCATCTCTTTCCTCAGTCTGGTGGCTTCATGGACATGTTTGGAATGATGAATGACATGATTGGGAACATGGTATGACTCTTGCTCCATATTCTTCCCAGGCCTTGTTCTCAGTGGCAGCCACCTTAGCTGTCATCCTTTGAGGCGGGGGTGGAGGGGATGTGTGCTAGTGAAGAGGTTGGGTTGGATGAAGTCATTGATTCCGAGCACAGGGGTCCTGTGTCTGCGCTCATACCTGTGAATGATTACGTGTGCTTAGTGCTGAGCTGTGAGGAATTGGGGAAGTTATGATGTTTTCCTCATTCTCACATATTTTAAGAAAGATGTGGCGAGAACAAGCAGCTGAAGGGAGCCTCCTTCCACAGAGTAGCTTCCCCGTCAGTCTGAccctcccctgtcctcctcagGAACACATGGCCGCCGGAGGTAACTGCCagaccttctcctcctccaccgtCATCTCCTACTCCAACACTGGGGACGGTGCCCCAAAAGTTTACCAGGAGACATCTGAGATGCGCTCTGCCCCAGGCGGGGTGAGTAAGGAAGTGGGATTGAGCGGCACCCACGGGAACCCTGACACCTTGTCTCAGGAGTGGGTCATGGGTGGTGTAGCCAGGGCTTCGGGAGGTGAAATGAACATGCTGTGTTCACGTCATCCCAGATCCGGGAGACACGGAGGACCGTCCGGGACTCTGACAGTGGTCTAGAGCAGATGTCCATTGGGCATCACATTCGGGACAGGGCTCACATCCTCCAGCGCTCCCGAAATCACCGCACAGGGGACCAGGAAGAACGGCAGGACTACATCAACCTGGATGAAAGTGAGTCCTGAGCAGCAGCCCAAGTCTAGTTCCTGTGGCCTAGACTGCAGCTTCCTCTCCCGGCCCACAGGCGTCTCAGGCAGAGCTGGGGTGAGCCCTATGCTTGGCCTTGTTGCCAGCTTCAGGGCTGAGTCAGGCGTTGCCAGGGAGGGGCAGATCCTGTGACTGCCATCTTTCTCAGAGTGGCTTTCTGTCAGGGTGACATGGTGTGCGTCACTGCTGCCGGCCTCTTCTGTGGCTGTGCCCCAGGCTACCCTCCTGAGGCCCATCTTCTGCCAGAACGGCTCCTACCCCTGTTCCCACATGCTTGGTCTCAGCCTTTGCCCCTGAGGTTTGCTGGCCTCCACGTCTGCACTGTCTTCCTCAGGTGAGGCGGCAGCATTCGATGATGAGTGGCGAAGGGAGACTTCCCGATTCAGGCAGCAGCGTCCTCTGGAATTTCGACGGCATGAGGCATCTGTGGGTGGGGGACGAAGGGCCGAGGGGCCTCCCCGCCTGGCTATCCAGGGGCCTGAGGACTCCTCCTCCCGACAGTCCCGTCGCTATGACTGGTGAAGGTCCAGGCTTCTCTTGTAAGTGCCTGACAGGCCCGAGGAGGCGGCTTTTAGGTTCCCAGCTAGGCATGCCTTTGGTAGTGTAGCTTAGCTGTCATGGGAGGAGAAACGGGCTCCCTCTGAGTGGCTGGAAGAGTAGCCCAGACCCCAGGCCCTGCATCCTTTCTCCACCTGACACactcatctttttttcttctccaggtACAGGCTGAGATCATCCCGTGAAATAACGTCGTCCTTTCCAGCCTCCACCCCAATTTAATATTAACTTAACAGGCAAGCTGGCCCCCACCTCTCCCTGGGGGTCTCAGGGAGAACCTTTTACTGCCCCTTACCCACTTCTTCCGTCTTTTATCCCTCACCATGGTGACCCCACCCACCTTGTATCCGCTAACTTGAGTTTTCATTCTGCCGCTCCCTCTCCAAGCCGCCTCATCTCCCCTGAGCGCTCCCACACGTTGAAGGTTTTTGGGGGCAAGCTCTGGTTTTAGGGATCGCCTCCCTCAGCTCCCCTGGACCCTTGCCCCCTCTTCCTCAGTCCCACTGCAGATGCCACAGTCCTCTGAGGCCGTGGAGTGAGTGGACTAGTCCCGACTGTCGCTCTTCCCACCCCACATCACAAACCCTTTCCTGTACCCTTCTCTgcctttataaaaagaaatgatctgTGCAACTTGTAACTA belongs to Onychomys torridus chromosome 3, mOncTor1.1, whole genome shotgun sequence and includes:
- the Mlf2 gene encoding myeloid leukemia factor 2; amino-acid sequence: MFRFMRDVEPEDPMFLMDPFAIHRQHMSRMLSGGFGYSPFLSITDGNMPATRPASRRMQAGAVSPFGMLGMSGGFMDMFGMMNDMIGNMEHMAAGGNCQTFSSSTVISYSNTGDGAPKVYQETSEMRSAPGGIRETRRTVRDSDSGLEQMSIGHHIRDRAHILQRSRNHRTGDQEERQDYINLDESEAAAFDDEWRRETSRFRQQRPLEFRRHEASVGGGRRAEGPPRLAIQGPEDSSSRQSRRYDW